In Nocardia sputorum, a single genomic region encodes these proteins:
- a CDS encoding helix-turn-helix transcriptional regulator: protein MDRTELAALLRQARDRVRPGDVGLPAGSRRQVPGLRREEVAQLAGVSVDYVVRLEQGRGPRPSSAVLAAFARALRLNDEDRTLLFQLAGAAPPQAGRIDMVVRPSVLRLLDRMADLPALVLSAKADVLAWNPMATALLGDFSAWPPAQRNIIWQRFLGTEPGRVRMTPAEAENAAAFSVATLRGTRARYPDDPGLLRLVSELRSRSPRFEQLWNARRSGQWRSATKTIDHPDLGSLRLDCDTLLVPDTDQAVVVYSATPGSREASALELLRVTGTEQFTESAG from the coding sequence GTGGATCGAACCGAGCTGGCCGCGTTGCTGAGACAGGCGCGCGACCGAGTGCGTCCGGGCGACGTCGGGCTGCCCGCGGGCTCGCGCAGGCAGGTGCCGGGTCTGCGCCGCGAGGAGGTCGCCCAGCTGGCCGGTGTCAGCGTGGACTACGTGGTACGTCTGGAGCAGGGTCGCGGTCCCCGTCCGTCCAGCGCCGTGCTGGCCGCGTTCGCCCGCGCGCTGCGGCTCAACGACGAGGATCGCACCCTGCTGTTCCAGCTCGCGGGCGCGGCGCCGCCGCAGGCGGGCCGCATCGACATGGTGGTGCGCCCGAGCGTCTTGCGTCTGCTGGATCGGATGGCGGACCTGCCCGCGCTGGTGCTCTCGGCGAAAGCCGATGTGCTGGCGTGGAATCCGATGGCGACCGCGCTGCTGGGCGACTTCTCCGCCTGGCCGCCCGCTCAGCGCAACATCATCTGGCAGCGTTTCCTCGGCACCGAGCCCGGACGGGTCCGGATGACACCCGCCGAGGCCGAGAATGCCGCGGCGTTCTCGGTGGCCACCCTGCGCGGCACCCGCGCGCGCTACCCCGACGATCCCGGCCTCCTGCGCCTGGTCTCCGAATTGCGTTCCCGCAGTCCCCGATTCGAGCAGTTGTGGAACGCGCGGCGCTCCGGGCAGTGGCGCAGCGCGACCAAGACGATCGATCACCCGGACCTCGGATCGCTGCGGCTGGACTGCGACACCCTGCTGGTCCCGGACACCGACCAGGCCGTCGTGGTCTACTCGGCGACGCCCGGCAGCCGGGAAGCCTCGGCGCTGGAATTGCTGCGGGTGACCGGGACCGAGCAGTTCACGGAGTCCGCCGGCTAG
- the fabG gene encoding 3-oxoacyl-ACP reductase FabG, with protein sequence MHRFTDRIAVVTGAARGIGAATALRLAAEGAAVAVLDRDAPDETAARITEAGGVARSYVCDVTERGSVEAVFDRVATDLGSPHILVNNAGITRDDLFFRLSEEDWHAVLAVNLTGAYHCAQVAQRFMVAQRYGRIVSLSSRSALGNRGQANYAAAKAGIQGLTATLALELGPYNVTVNAVAPGYIATSMTAATADRVGMSAEDHQKAAAQRTPLGRVGQPEEVAAVIAFLASDEASYVSGQTLYVNGGAR encoded by the coding sequence ATGCACCGCTTCACCGACCGGATCGCCGTCGTCACCGGCGCGGCCCGAGGCATCGGCGCGGCGACCGCGCTGCGCCTCGCCGCCGAGGGCGCCGCCGTGGCGGTACTCGACCGCGACGCGCCCGACGAGACCGCCGCGCGGATCACCGAAGCCGGCGGAGTGGCCCGCAGCTACGTCTGCGACGTCACCGAGCGCGGCTCGGTCGAGGCGGTGTTCGATCGGGTCGCGACCGATCTGGGCAGCCCGCACATCTTGGTCAACAACGCGGGCATCACCCGCGACGACCTGTTCTTCCGCTTGTCCGAGGAGGACTGGCACGCGGTGCTCGCGGTCAATCTGACCGGCGCCTACCACTGCGCGCAGGTCGCGCAGAGGTTCATGGTGGCCCAGCGGTACGGCAGGATCGTCTCACTGTCGAGCCGGTCGGCGCTGGGCAACCGCGGCCAGGCCAACTACGCGGCCGCCAAGGCCGGCATCCAAGGGCTCACCGCGACGCTCGCCCTGGAGCTCGGGCCGTACAACGTCACCGTGAACGCGGTGGCGCCCGGCTATATCGCCACTTCTATGACCGCCGCCACCGCCGACCGGGTCGGAATGAGCGCCGAGGATCACCAGAAAGCGGCCGCGCAACGCACGCCGCTGGGCCGCGTGGGTCAGCCCGAAGAGGTCGCGGCGGTGATCGCCTTCCTCGCCAGCGACGAGGCGAGTTACGTCAGCGGGCAGACGCTGTACGTCAACGGTGGCGCCCGCTGA
- a CDS encoding acyl-CoA dehydrogenase family protein yields MNLELSGEQTAARQLAADFVDREIVPHAARWDRDESVDRSIVARLGELGFLGLTIPEQYGGSAGDHLTYCLVLEELGRGDSAVRGIVSVSLGLVAKSIHHFGTEEQKQTWLTRLVAGEALGCFALTEPGTGSDAAQLRTRAVREGSDWVLSGTKMFITNGTWADVALVFARSGGEGHRGITAFLVPTDSPGFTAREVHGKLGLRGQATAELVLDGVRVPDSARLHAEGKGFGVAMAALAKGRMSVAAGCVGLAQACLDAAVGYATQREQFGKPIAAHQLVQELLADIALDVDAARLLVWRVADLVDRGEEFAVASSKAKLFASEAAVRAADRAVQVFGGYGYIDEFPVGKYLRDAKVMTLYEGTSQIQKLLIGRALTGVAAF; encoded by the coding sequence ATGAACCTCGAACTGTCCGGCGAGCAGACGGCGGCGCGGCAGCTCGCGGCCGATTTCGTCGACCGGGAGATCGTGCCGCACGCCGCGCGGTGGGATCGCGACGAAAGCGTGGACCGGTCGATCGTCGCCCGGCTGGGCGAACTGGGCTTCCTCGGGCTCACCATCCCCGAGCAGTACGGCGGCAGCGCGGGCGACCATCTCACCTACTGCCTGGTCCTCGAGGAACTGGGGCGCGGCGACTCGGCTGTGCGCGGCATCGTCTCCGTCTCCCTCGGCTTGGTGGCCAAGTCGATCCACCACTTCGGCACCGAGGAGCAGAAACAGACCTGGCTCACGCGGCTGGTGGCGGGCGAGGCGCTCGGCTGTTTCGCGCTCACCGAGCCGGGCACCGGATCCGACGCGGCTCAGCTGCGCACCCGTGCGGTGCGCGAGGGCTCGGACTGGGTGCTGTCGGGCACGAAGATGTTCATCACCAACGGCACCTGGGCCGATGTGGCGCTGGTGTTCGCGCGTAGCGGCGGCGAAGGACATCGGGGCATCACCGCGTTCCTGGTACCGACCGACTCGCCCGGATTCACCGCGCGGGAAGTCCACGGAAAGCTCGGGCTGCGCGGACAGGCCACGGCCGAACTCGTGCTGGACGGTGTGCGTGTTCCCGACAGCGCCCGGCTGCACGCCGAGGGGAAGGGCTTCGGTGTGGCGATGGCGGCGCTGGCCAAGGGCCGCATGTCGGTCGCGGCCGGCTGCGTCGGGCTGGCGCAGGCCTGCTTGGACGCCGCCGTCGGCTATGCCACCCAGCGAGAACAGTTCGGCAAGCCGATCGCGGCCCACCAGCTCGTCCAGGAGCTGCTCGCCGATATCGCCCTCGACGTGGACGCGGCGCGGCTGCTGGTGTGGCGGGTCGCCGACCTCGTCGACCGTGGCGAGGAATTCGCCGTGGCGTCCTCCAAGGCGAAGCTGTTCGCTTCCGAGGCGGCGGTCCGTGCGGCCGACCGAGCGGTGCAGGTGTTCGGCGGATACGGCTACATCGATGAGTTCCCGGTCGGCAAATACCTCCGCGACGCCAAAGTGATGACCCTGTACGAGGGCACGAGCCAGATCCAGAAATTGCTCATCGGCCGCGCACTGACCGGCGTCGCCGCGTTCTGA
- a CDS encoding HAD family hydrolase produces MTWTVGFDLDMTLIDSRPGVASAIDRLGAEFGLPLCGTTFADRLGPPLATLLVEAGAPEDLVPALVTRYRALYPTIVSAIPPMPGAQAALAAVEARNGRVLVVTGKHAPLAQLHIAELGWRVDHLAGDLWSAGKAATLREQGASLFVGDHVGDMNGARAADVFAVGVSTGPCTADELRAAGADVVLTDLTEFPAWLATECGAVTAR; encoded by the coding sequence GTGACCTGGACCGTGGGCTTCGACCTCGACATGACGCTGATCGACTCGCGACCTGGCGTCGCCAGCGCCATCGACCGACTCGGCGCCGAGTTCGGCCTGCCACTGTGCGGGACGACCTTCGCCGATCGGCTCGGCCCCCCGCTGGCCACCCTGCTCGTGGAGGCCGGCGCGCCCGAAGACCTGGTTCCGGCCCTGGTCACCCGCTATCGAGCGCTCTACCCGACGATCGTCTCGGCCATCCCCCCGATGCCCGGCGCGCAGGCCGCGCTGGCGGCTGTCGAGGCCCGCAACGGGCGAGTGCTCGTGGTCACCGGCAAGCACGCGCCACTCGCGCAATTGCACATCGCCGAGCTGGGCTGGCGCGTCGACCATCTCGCGGGCGACCTCTGGTCGGCGGGAAAGGCGGCGACGCTGCGCGAACAGGGCGCGAGTCTGTTCGTCGGCGACCACGTCGGCGACATGAACGGCGCGCGCGCCGCGGACGTCTTCGCCGTCGGGGTCAGCACGGGGCCGTGCACGGCCGACGAACTGCGCGCGGCGGGCGCGGACGTGGTGCTGACCGACCTCACCGAGTTCCCCGCCTGGCTCGCGACCGAATGCGGCGCGGTCACCGCTCGATGA
- a CDS encoding Lrp/AsnC family transcriptional regulator: MDSVILDDVDRSLLHALQLDGRAPFSRLAPVLGVSERTLARRYRRLLDTGGLRVTGVADTGRVGHAEWLVRLRVRPDATAALAHALARRGDTAWVTVVAGGAELVCLFRVPGDAPLPELARHPAVHSVDAHRVLRHVMQRRWQGRMSALSTEQSAALRAPDTDPAATVTPSELDRRLLPALAADGRAAYPRLARAVGWSESAVRRRLEELRYARVLGFDVEVDPALFGYAVQSLLWLTVAPAHLVAVATTVAADPEAAFVGATTGPHNLLVCVVCRDADDLFRYTTERIAALSGIDRMEISPVSGYVKRAAPPRFT, encoded by the coding sequence GTGGATTCGGTCATCCTGGACGACGTCGACCGAAGTTTGCTGCACGCCCTGCAGCTGGACGGCCGCGCGCCGTTCAGCAGGCTCGCGCCGGTGCTGGGGGTCTCCGAACGTACTCTGGCCCGCCGCTACCGGCGGCTGTTGGACACCGGCGGGCTGCGCGTCACCGGCGTCGCCGACACCGGGCGGGTGGGCCACGCCGAGTGGCTGGTCCGTCTGCGGGTCCGTCCCGATGCCACCGCCGCGCTGGCCCACGCGCTGGCGCGCCGTGGCGACACCGCCTGGGTGACCGTCGTCGCCGGTGGGGCCGAGCTGGTCTGTCTGTTCCGCGTTCCCGGCGATGCTCCCCTGCCCGAGCTGGCCCGCCATCCGGCCGTCCACTCGGTGGACGCCCACCGCGTGCTGCGGCACGTCATGCAACGCCGCTGGCAGGGACGGATGTCGGCGCTGTCCACCGAGCAGAGCGCGGCACTGCGTGCGCCCGATACGGATCCGGCGGCGACCGTGACGCCGAGCGAGCTGGATCGGCGCCTGCTCCCCGCGCTCGCCGCCGACGGTCGAGCGGCGTATCCACGGCTGGCACGAGCCGTCGGCTGGTCGGAATCCGCGGTCCGGCGGCGGCTCGAGGAATTGCGTTACGCCCGGGTGCTCGGCTTCGACGTCGAGGTAGATCCCGCCCTGTTCGGCTACGCCGTGCAGAGCCTGCTGTGGCTCACGGTCGCCCCCGCCCATCTCGTGGCCGTCGCGACCACGGTGGCCGCCGATCCGGAGGCGGCGTTCGTCGGCGCCACCACCGGACCGCACAATCTGCTGGTGTGCGTCGTCTGCCGAGACGCGGACGACCTGTTCCGCTACACCACGGAGCGGATCGCGGCGCTGAGCGGTATCGATCGGATGGAGATCAGCCCGGTCAGCGGCTACGTCAAGCGCGCGGCGCCACCCCGATTCACCTGA
- a CDS encoding VOC family protein: MQKPIDAIHHTGILTRDLDGLERRYLDLGFTLSPRSRHLLSAHPGEPPTPGCTANRCVLFGGSYLELLGIVDENAPDPWHTKAMADEYEGFRLLNLETGDAESARRQLLAAGLRATGVLDLERDVETEDGVRTVRARAVHVDPSSTPEALLGVAQHLTREYVHQPRYLAHPNGARAIAAVLIAAADAEFDGIVERYGRILEAPAVGKGPLTVLEMGAGRLELVRASQADAVLPGEPAPAPSYLAAMTIAVRELRVARDVIENAGVPVRETDEGFFVSARDAYGAGLFFVAG, from the coding sequence GTGCAGAAACCGATCGACGCCATTCACCACACCGGAATCCTGACCCGCGATCTGGACGGCCTGGAACGCCGCTATCTCGACCTCGGGTTCACGCTGAGTCCCCGCTCGCGGCACCTGCTCAGCGCGCACCCGGGTGAGCCGCCCACGCCCGGATGCACGGCCAACCGGTGCGTGTTGTTCGGCGGGTCCTATCTCGAATTGCTCGGCATCGTGGACGAGAACGCACCGGATCCCTGGCACACCAAAGCGATGGCCGACGAGTACGAAGGTTTCCGCCTGCTCAACCTGGAGACCGGCGACGCCGAGTCGGCGCGGCGGCAGCTGCTGGCGGCGGGACTGCGTGCCACCGGCGTGCTCGACCTCGAGCGCGACGTCGAGACCGAGGACGGCGTTCGCACGGTGCGCGCGCGGGCAGTGCACGTGGACCCGAGCTCGACGCCCGAGGCCCTGCTCGGCGTCGCCCAGCACCTGACCCGCGAATACGTGCACCAGCCGCGCTACCTCGCGCACCCGAACGGCGCGCGTGCCATCGCCGCCGTGCTGATCGCCGCGGCCGATGCGGAGTTCGACGGGATCGTCGAACGCTACGGGCGCATCCTGGAGGCGCCCGCCGTGGGCAAAGGGCCGCTGACCGTGCTGGAGATGGGTGCGGGGCGGTTGGAACTGGTGCGCGCGTCCCAGGCCGACGCCGTGTTGCCGGGTGAACCGGCACCCGCACCGTCGTATCTGGCCGCCATGACGATCGCCGTGCGCGAACTTCGCGTCGCACGCGATGTCATCGAGAACGCGGGTGTGCCGGTGCGCGAGACGGACGAGGGGTTCTTCGTCTCCGCGCGCGACGCCTACGGCGCCGGCCTGTTCTTCGTGGCGGGCTGA
- a CDS encoding amino acid permease: protein MTTESARRWRRRLPDTATEAGAPTLARRLGRLDLTAMGVGTIVGAGIFVITGVAAAEKAGPAIVLSFALAGTVCVLVALCYSELAAMVPVSGSAYTYTYATLGEAPAFLVGWNLLLEFVIAGAAVAIGWSGTTVSALDSLFGITVPHALVAGPAEGGVVNLPAVLIVAAVVAVLVGEVTFTARITKALVAVTIGVLVLVIAVGGPHVSVDNWTPFAPFGIGGIIGGAAIAFFAFLGFDVVAASAEEARDPRRDVPFAIIGTVLYALVSAVLTGMVPFATLNNSAPIATAFGAVRIGWIGDVIVIASIIALTKGLLLIVYAQVRLMFAMCRDRLLPFGLAATGKRSTPVRLTVLLGALGAVIAGLLPIDIVVELVNIGALSAFAVVCVGVLVLRRVEPERERPFRTPLVPVVPLLALIGCVLLATTLEALTWVRFGVWVLVGIAVYLGYGRKRSTLAEPRLGEGPARP from the coding sequence ATGACCACCGAATCAGCCCGGCGCTGGCGCCGCCGCCTGCCCGACACCGCGACCGAGGCGGGCGCGCCCACGCTGGCGCGCAGGCTCGGTCGGCTCGATCTCACCGCCATGGGCGTCGGCACCATCGTTGGCGCGGGAATCTTCGTCATCACCGGTGTGGCCGCCGCGGAGAAGGCCGGGCCCGCCATCGTGCTGTCGTTCGCCTTGGCCGGAACGGTGTGCGTGCTGGTGGCCCTGTGCTACAGCGAACTCGCGGCGATGGTTCCGGTCTCCGGCAGCGCCTACACCTACACCTACGCGACCCTCGGCGAAGCACCCGCGTTCCTGGTCGGCTGGAACCTGCTGCTCGAGTTCGTCATCGCGGGAGCCGCGGTGGCGATCGGCTGGTCCGGGACCACGGTGTCCGCGCTGGATTCGCTGTTCGGCATCACCGTCCCGCACGCACTCGTCGCGGGGCCCGCCGAAGGCGGCGTGGTGAACCTGCCCGCCGTACTGATCGTCGCCGCCGTCGTCGCGGTGCTCGTCGGCGAGGTGACGTTCACCGCGCGCATCACCAAGGCGCTGGTCGCGGTGACCATCGGGGTGCTCGTGCTGGTGATCGCCGTCGGCGGCCCGCACGTGAGCGTGGACAATTGGACCCCGTTCGCGCCGTTCGGCATCGGTGGGATCATCGGCGGCGCCGCGATCGCGTTCTTCGCCTTCCTCGGTTTCGACGTGGTCGCCGCGTCGGCGGAGGAGGCCCGCGATCCACGGCGCGACGTGCCGTTCGCGATCATCGGCACGGTGCTCTACGCACTGGTCAGCGCCGTGCTCACCGGCATGGTGCCGTTCGCCACGCTGAACAACAGCGCGCCGATCGCGACCGCGTTCGGCGCGGTGCGCATCGGCTGGATCGGCGACGTCATCGTGATCGCCTCGATCATCGCGCTCACGAAGGGCCTGCTGCTGATCGTCTACGCGCAGGTGCGGTTGATGTTCGCCATGTGCCGCGACCGGCTGCTGCCCTTCGGTCTCGCGGCGACCGGGAAACGGTCGACCCCGGTCCGGCTGACCGTGCTGCTCGGCGCGCTCGGCGCGGTCATCGCGGGACTGCTGCCGATCGACATCGTGGTCGAATTGGTGAACATCGGCGCGCTGTCGGCGTTCGCGGTGGTGTGCGTGGGCGTGCTGGTGCTGCGTCGGGTGGAGCCCGAACGTGAACGCCCGTTCCGCACTCCGCTGGTGCCCGTGGTTCCGCTGCTCGCGCTGATTGGCTGCGTGCTGCTCGCGACCACTCTGGAGGCGCTGACCTGGGTGCGCTTCGGCGTGTGGGTGCTGGTCGGCATCGCGGTCTATCTCGGATACGGACGCAAGCGCTCCACCCTCGCCGAGCCGCGCCTCGGCGAGGGCCCCGCCCGCCCCTGA
- a CDS encoding LLM class flavin-dependent oxidoreductase codes for MSLSFHWFLPTYGDSRGLIAGGHGTFMSGDRPASLRYLNQIGAAAEDNGFEAVLTPTGAWCEDAWLTTAMMVETTETLKFLVAFRPGLVSPTLAAQMAATFQRHSKGRLLLNVVTGGEPHEQQAYGDFLDKTQRYARTGEFLHVVRELWTSTEPVTFEGEHIRVHQALLANRPDPVPPVFFGGSSEPAGPIAARYSDAYLTWGEPLLAVSRKLEWIRRLAVDHGRVLDYGLRVHVISRDTSEQAWAEADRLLAGIDPADIERVQSNLARSESEGQRRMSELHGGSTDRLEIAPNLWAGVGLVRGGAGTALVGSHTEVADRLAEYARLGIKHFILSGYPHLEEAYWFGEGVLPILERRGLWRHPNRAARVAAATPFAASSSS; via the coding sequence ATGAGCCTGTCGTTCCACTGGTTCCTCCCCACCTACGGCGATTCCCGCGGCCTGATCGCGGGCGGGCACGGCACCTTCATGTCCGGCGACCGCCCGGCGAGCCTGCGGTACTTGAACCAGATCGGCGCCGCCGCCGAGGACAACGGCTTCGAGGCCGTGCTCACGCCCACCGGCGCATGGTGCGAGGACGCCTGGCTGACCACCGCGATGATGGTCGAGACCACCGAGACACTGAAATTCCTGGTCGCCTTCCGCCCCGGCCTGGTCAGCCCGACCCTCGCGGCACAGATGGCGGCCACCTTCCAGCGGCACTCCAAGGGCAGGCTGCTGCTCAACGTGGTGACCGGCGGGGAGCCACACGAGCAGCAGGCCTACGGCGACTTCCTGGACAAGACCCAGCGCTACGCCCGCACCGGCGAGTTCCTGCACGTCGTGCGAGAGCTGTGGACCTCCACCGAGCCGGTGACCTTCGAGGGCGAGCACATCCGAGTCCACCAGGCACTGCTGGCCAACCGACCGGACCCGGTGCCCCCGGTGTTCTTCGGCGGCTCCTCCGAACCGGCGGGCCCGATCGCGGCCCGCTACAGCGACGCCTACCTGACCTGGGGCGAGCCGCTGCTCGCGGTGAGCAGGAAGCTGGAATGGATCCGCCGTCTGGCGGTGGACCACGGCCGCGTCCTCGACTACGGCCTGCGCGTCCACGTGATCAGCCGCGACACCTCCGAGCAGGCCTGGGCCGAGGCCGACCGCCTGCTGGCCGGCATCGACCCCGCCGACATCGAGCGGGTGCAGAGCAATCTGGCCCGCAGCGAATCCGAAGGCCAGCGGCGGATGAGCGAACTGCACGGCGGCAGCACCGACCGGCTGGAGATCGCGCCGAATCTCTGGGCCGGTGTCGGCCTGGTCCGCGGCGGCGCGGGCACCGCGCTGGTCGGCTCGCACACCGAAGTCGCCGATCGGCTGGCCGAATACGCGCGTCTGGGCATCAAGCACTTCATCCTCTCCGGCTACCCCCATCTGGAAGAGGCGTACTGGTTCGGGGAGGGCGTGCTGCCGATCCTGGAACGCAGGGGCTTGTGGCGGCATCCCAACCGCGCCGCCCGCGTCGCCGCCGCCACGCCGTTCGCCGCGTCATCGAGCAGCTGA
- a CDS encoding flavin-containing monooxygenase: protein MTRHVDVLIIGAGLSGIGMACHLTKEQTGRSYAILERRTAIGGTWDLFRYPGIRSDSDMYTFGYGFRPWNGTKVLADGPHIRRYIEETAAEYGVTEHIRFGRKVTTARWSSATGTWTVEALDEQTGESEVYTSDFLVGCTGYYDYDNGYRPRFPGEENFGGQIVHPQHWPEDLDYTGKRIVVIGSGATAITLIPAMSDAAAHVTMLQRSPTYITALPADDPVAVGMKAAKVPEKLAYRIGRARNIALQRASFQLSRTNPEAAKKLLLAAVRMQVGPGIDMRHFTPSYNPWDQRLCVVPNGDLFKVLRSGKASIVTDRIETFTETGIRLVSGEELPADLVISATGLNVQMLGGLTLEIDGEPVVTRDRVVYKGTMLDGVPNAVMVLGYTNASWTLKADLAAEYFCRVLNHMKKHGFTRVEAVAAERDRGADSVMGGALTSGYIQRGDAVMPRQGTNGPWQVINNYFRDRKLLRKGALEDGVLTFSRSEKSPTAARPLEGIRSA, encoded by the coding sequence ATGACGCGGCATGTCGACGTATTGATCATCGGCGCTGGGCTGTCCGGAATCGGCATGGCCTGCCATCTCACCAAGGAGCAGACCGGACGCAGCTACGCGATCCTGGAGCGCCGGACGGCCATCGGCGGCACCTGGGACCTGTTCCGCTATCCGGGCATCCGCTCCGATTCCGACATGTACACCTTCGGCTACGGCTTCCGCCCGTGGAACGGCACCAAAGTCCTCGCCGACGGGCCGCACATCCGCCGGTACATCGAGGAGACCGCCGCGGAGTACGGCGTCACCGAGCACATCCGGTTCGGCCGGAAGGTGACCACGGCGCGCTGGTCCAGTGCCACGGGAACCTGGACCGTCGAGGCGCTCGACGAGCAGACCGGCGAGTCCGAGGTCTACACCAGCGACTTCCTGGTCGGCTGCACCGGGTACTACGACTACGACAACGGCTACCGGCCGCGGTTCCCCGGCGAGGAGAACTTCGGCGGGCAGATCGTGCACCCGCAGCATTGGCCCGAAGACCTCGATTACACGGGCAAGCGGATCGTCGTGATCGGCTCCGGAGCCACCGCGATCACGCTGATCCCGGCGATGAGCGACGCGGCGGCGCACGTCACCATGCTGCAGCGCTCGCCGACGTACATCACCGCGCTGCCCGCCGACGACCCGGTCGCGGTGGGGATGAAAGCCGCCAAGGTGCCAGAGAAGCTGGCCTACCGGATCGGGCGCGCGCGCAACATCGCGTTGCAGCGCGCGAGTTTCCAACTCTCTCGTACCAATCCGGAAGCGGCCAAGAAGCTGCTGCTGGCGGCCGTGCGGATGCAGGTCGGCCCGGGGATCGACATGCGCCACTTCACCCCGAGCTACAACCCGTGGGACCAGCGGCTGTGCGTGGTGCCCAACGGTGACCTGTTCAAGGTGCTGCGCAGCGGCAAGGCGTCCATCGTCACCGACCGCATCGAGACCTTCACCGAGACGGGCATCCGCCTGGTCTCCGGCGAGGAACTGCCCGCCGACCTGGTCATCAGCGCCACCGGCCTGAATGTGCAGATGCTGGGCGGCCTGACACTCGAGATCGACGGCGAGCCGGTGGTCACCCGCGACCGGGTGGTCTACAAGGGGACCATGCTCGACGGCGTGCCGAACGCGGTGATGGTGCTCGGCTACACCAACGCCTCCTGGACGCTGAAGGCGGACTTGGCGGCCGAGTACTTCTGCCGTGTGCTCAACCATATGAAGAAGCACGGCTTCACCCGGGTGGAGGCCGTCGCCGCCGAGCGCGACCGAGGCGCCGATTCGGTGATGGGCGGGGCGCTGACCTCCGGCTACATCCAGCGCGGCGACGCGGTCATGCCCCGGCAAGGCACCAACGGTCCCTGGCAGGTGATCAACAACTACTTCCGCGACCGCAAACTGCTGCGTAAGGGCGCGCTCGAGGACGGGGTGCTGACCTTCAGCCGGTCCGAGAAGTCGCCGACCGCCGCACGACCGCTGGAAGGCATCCGCAGCGCCTGA
- a CDS encoding TetR/AcrR family transcriptional regulator translates to MTQSTWSVRAARERSHTSRHRDLLDAAARVFAERGYDNTTVAAITAAAGVSRATMYVYFASKEEIFLALAERVRDDFLAAQEPGIEDDDPRRMLRATIDSFATAVAAAGPLLRLIDERGAVDPKVATLAEEITERPIRRFTRYLQRQLDAGRVTPVTTPRVIAETIGYTLTAGVLARRTDDEPARAEFRDAIGKVAETLLGL, encoded by the coding sequence GTGACCCAGTCCACCTGGTCGGTGCGTGCCGCGCGGGAGCGCTCGCACACCTCCCGGCACCGCGACCTGCTCGACGCCGCGGCCCGGGTGTTCGCCGAGCGCGGCTACGACAACACCACCGTCGCCGCGATCACCGCGGCCGCGGGCGTCTCCCGCGCGACGATGTACGTCTACTTCGCCTCGAAAGAGGAGATCTTCCTCGCGCTGGCCGAGCGGGTCCGCGACGATTTCCTCGCCGCCCAGGAGCCGGGCATCGAGGACGACGATCCGCGAAGGATGTTGCGCGCCACCATCGATTCCTTCGCCACGGCGGTCGCGGCGGCAGGCCCCTTGCTGCGGCTGATCGACGAGCGCGGGGCGGTGGACCCGAAGGTCGCCACGCTGGCCGAGGAGATCACCGAACGCCCGATCCGCCGCTTCACCCGATATCTCCAGCGCCAACTCGACGCAGGCCGCGTCACCCCGGTGACGACGCCGCGGGTGATCGCGGAAACCATCGGCTACACCTTGACCGCGGGTGTGCTCGCGCGCCGCACCGACGACGAACCTGCTCGCGCCGAGTTTCGCGACGCCATAGGGAAGGTCGCGGAGACTCTGCTCGGTCTCTAA